Proteins found in one Hirundo rustica isolate bHirRus1 chromosome Z, bHirRus1.pri.v3, whole genome shotgun sequence genomic segment:
- the SMIM15 gene encoding small integral membrane protein 15 has translation MFDIKAWAEYIVEWAAKDPYGFLTTVILALTPLFVISAALSWKLAKMIEAREREQKKKQKRQENIAKAKRTKKD, from the coding sequence atgtTCGATATTAAGGCTTGGGCTGAGTACATCGTGGAGTGGGCTGCCAAAGACCCCTACGGCTTTCTCACGACCGTGATCTTGGCTCTCACGCCGCTGTTCGTAATTAGCGCGGCGCTCTCATGGAAGCTTGCAAAAATGATTGAGGCCCGGGAACGAgagcaaaagaagaaacagaaacgCCAGGAGAACATTGCAAAAGCCAAACGAACAAAGAAGGATTAA